CCAGGTACCTGTCCTGGCCCAGCTCTGGGCCTGGCTTTGTCCCTAATTCTTAGAtgaccctggccctgcccctgcccttgcCCTTGCCCTGGCACTGGCCTTGGACATGTCTGTGGTCCtaaccctggccctgccctggagctGCCACTGTCTTGGCTGtgccctggctctggccctgcccaggccctggccctgccctggccccagccATAGACCTGCCCTGGTTGGTCGTGCCCTACCTTAACCCTGTGCTACCCTGGGCCTGCtccaccctgccctggccctgccctcccttTGGCCCTGCCCTGACCCCACCTTGGCCCTCACACTGGCCCTAGCACAGTCCTATCTGTGGCCTTGACCTGGCATTGACCCCTGCTCCTGACCCTGGTCCTGCCATGGCCCTGGCTCTGCCAATGACCCTGGCAGCCCTTACCCTGGCCCTGTCTTGGCCCTGGCCCTGAACTGGCcctgccctgaccctggccctgaAGTGGATTTGCAGGTGTCTTGTCCATGGTTTAACCTGGTCTTACCATGGCCCTGTCCCTCCCCTGGCTCTGTCCTGGTCTTGTGCTGACCCTGACCCAGACCTTGGCCCTGCCCCAGCCTTGTCCTAGACCTGGCCATGGCCCTGCGTCTGCCCTGGACCGGCGCTGGCACTGGTATGGACCCTGGCCCTGGGCCTTTGCTACTTAAGGCCATACCCTGGCCCAGCCCTGGTCCTGACCCTGTCCTGGCCCTAATTTGGCCTGGCTCTACCCTGGCATGCTATTCTGGCCCTTGCCCTGACCCTGTCCCTGTCCTGGTCCTAGCCCCGTTGCTGGTCTTGCCATGGCCCTTGTCCTGACATTGCCCTTTCCTGgttctggccctggccctgtcccAGCCCTGCTCTGGCCCTGGTCTGAACCCTGGCCCTGCAATAGACCTGCCTTGGTCCTGCTCAGACCCTGGCTCTGGCCCTACCTCTGCCCTGGCCATACCCTTGCCCTGGCCTGGACCCCAGTCCTGGTCCTTGTCCTGCCCCAGccgtggccctggccctgccctgcctgtgcccTGTTCTATCCTGGGCTGGCCCTGCCATGGCCTGGTCTTGCCATTGCCCTGCCCTAGCCTGCTCTGCTTGTGCCCTAGATCTGCCCCGCTTGTGCCCTAGATCTGCCCCGGCCTTTGCCCCTGTCTTGGTTCTAGCCTCGACTCAGCCCTGGACCTTCCCTGACCTTGCCTCAGCCCTGGCACTACCCTGGCATTGCCTTGGCATTTGCCCTACTCTCTCTATGGCCTGGCTGTGGTCCTGCCCTGCTCTGCTCTTGTTCTGTCCTGgcacagccctggccctggccctggccctgccgtATCACTGGCTCTGGTTCTGCCCTTATGCAGAGCTGACCCTGCCACTGCCTTGGCTTTGGCCTGGACCTTGGCCATACAGTGACCCTGCCATGACCGTTTCCTGGTCCTGGCCTGGAGCCTGGCCCTGCCAAGGACTCGCCCTGGCTCTGTCATGGCCCTGGCCCTTTCATGGATTTGGATGTGTCCTGTCCCTTATTTGCCCCGGCCCTTCCCTGGCTCTGCCATACCCCTTCTCTGGGGTAGGGCCAGGGTCAGGACCAGACCAGGGTAGGGTCAGGACCAGGGTAGGGCCATGGTAAGGCCTGAAGATGGGAAGGGCCAGGGCAGCGGCTGGACCAGGGAAGGGTCAGGGCCAGGGATGTAGTAGGACTAGGGGCAGAGCCGGCACTAGGGCTGAGccagggcagagcaggagagattaCTTTAGGCTATTacgtaaaatttttattttagatttttaagataaCTATAGTAGTAGTAATGTCTATACTATGTTGTTTGTAATACTAATAATATTTGCAGTAATCACTAAATTTTAACTAATACTATCTTTGCTTCCAGTAGTGTTCTATGAGTATAAttttatcaacatgtaaatatgtgaggCATTGATTCTCATAATAATTCTATATGCTAGGTACTTAAAGCATCCCCATTTTCCAAATATAGGAAACAGGCATAAAGAAGGTAAATACTTGGCCagattactcctgtaatcccagcactttgggaggccaaggcaggcagatggcttgagctcaggagtttggaaccagcctgggcaacattgtgaaaccctatctctactaaaaatgcacaaaaagaactaatttaagtttcttgtaggatTCTGGTTATAAAACACTGGTCAAACACACAGGGCATGGAtagggcagggccagggacaAGGTCAGGCCAGGAAGGggccagggccaaggcagggccagAGCTGGACTTGGAGGTGTCCTGGTCTGATTTGCCCTGCCCCAACGTTGGCCCAGCTCTGCTCTGGCACGTCCTGTCATGCCCTGTCCCTGGCCTGAGCATTGGCCCTGGCCCTGTCCTGcttctggccctgccctggagtTGACCAGGCACTGCCATGGCCCAGTCCTGCATtgccctgccctcctctgcccTGGTGCTACCATGGCCCTGCTTGGGCCCTAGCTCTGCCTCGACTCTGGACCTGCCCTGACTCTGCTCAGCCCTGGATCTACCCTGACTCTACCTTGGTGTTGCCCTCCCATCTCTATGGCCTGGCTCTGGCCATGCCTTGCACAGGCCATGCTCTGCCCTGCGTGCCTCAGCCTGGGCCCAGCCCTCATCCTACCATATTCCTGACCCCAGCCATACCCTTGTTCTGGCCATGACCCTGCCGTGGCCCTCTCCTGGCCCTTCCTTGGTCCTGCCTGGCCCTTCCAtgccctggccttgccctcaCCCTGCATTGGCCCTGCACtggtcctgccctgccctggcacTGCCTTGGCCCCggccctgccttctccctggcCTTGCCtttgccctgccctggcctgacCCCAGGCCTACTGAGTCCATGAAATGGCCCTGGACCTGCCTTGCCATCCTCTGTCCTGGCCCTGTATTGTCCCCACCATGCTTTGGTCCAGCGCTTGCCCTAGCCCTGTTGCTAGTCCTGCCACTGCTATGGCCCTGCTCTGTTTTTGGCCATGCCATGTGCTACCctagccctgccctgccttggccttggCCCTACCATGGCCTTCTCCTATCCTGGCCTGGCCCTACCCTGGCCTTTTCTACCCTGGCCTTGCCCTTCCTTGAtcttgccctgccctggccttgccctgccctggccttggTTTTGCCTTATCCTGGTCCTGGTTCTGCCCTGACCCTGGCCTTGCTCTGGATCCTCTCTGGTTCTGCTttctccctggccctgcccttacTCTGGCCCTGTCCCTGGCCCAGCCTTGACCCTGACCCTGGCCCTGACAATCCCCAGGTCTGACACTGGCCATGCTTGGCCCTGGCCCCTCCTtttggccctgccctggccctgccttaGCCCTGTGCTATCTTAGTCCTGCCCTGGCCCTGAACTCGCCCTGGCCCTACCCTCACCCTACACCGGCCCCGCCCTACCCTggccttgccctgccctggccctgcctttgGCCTGCTCTGGCTCTGGTtctgccctggccttgcccttgcCCTGGACCCTCCCTGGCCATGTTTTTTCCATGGTCCTTCTCTGGCCTTGCCCTTGCCCTGTCCCCTTTCTGGTCCTGCCATGTTTCTGGCCCTGCCCTGTCCATGTCCTGGACCTGACTCTGGCCCTGGATCTCCCTGTCCTTGCCCTGCCATACCCTGGCCCGTTCCTTGCTCTACACTGaccctgccctgccttggccctgtgctaccctagccctgccctggccttctgCTGACCCTGATcctgccatggccctggccctgccatgtccctgccctggccctggttCTTCCCTGCTTCTGGCCCTGGCCTTGGTCCTCTCATGTCCCTGGCTGTGACCCTGCCCCTGGTTTTTCTCTGGCCATGACCCTGCCCCAGTTCTGTCCTATCCCTGGCCCTGTCTCAGTTCTGTCCTAGCCCTGGCCTTTCACAGTACTTTATGCTTAGTAAGGGCTCCACGgtgtctgtgagttgaatgttgtGTTCATAGTATCtgccaaaacagaaagaaaaaaacaaaatattttgataagaaGTTAAAGTTTTGTATATAATATGCCTTGAATTGTCAGTGCCTGTTATTAGTTGTATTACATATAGGTCATGGTTTTGTACACATAACTCCAAACCATTGATACTGTTAAAaggatatatgaatatatgaaagaATGTATAAACGTAAGAATGTATCAGTATCTAATGACctttctgaattaatttttaattttagctctaTTAGATTTTTCTCAGtgtaacaaatgtttattcatatgTAATTAAGGGTGTATTTCCTGTCCAGAATATTCATATTACCTAATTGAAAATTAtatgatacaaaaatataatactatttttaggccaggcatggtggctcatacctgtaatcccaacattttgagaggccaagtttggagaatcatttgagtccaggagttgaccagcctgggcaacatagtgagaccttgtctttattaaataaataaataaataaataaatagtttgggcactgtggctcatatctgtcatcccagcattttgggttgccaatgcaggaggattgcttgagcccaggagtttgagaccagcctgggcagaatagcaagactccatctctgcaaataataaaatattaaccaggtgtggtggtgcgcacctggggtcccagctacctgggaggctaaggtgggaggtttgctcgaggctgcagtgaactgtgaatgcaccactgcattccagcctaggccacagaacaGGACCTTgtctataaataaagaaataagaaaaatataaataaaaataagtaaaaataaatataagtaaatttaaatacatataaatataaaaatgcatacatgaaaagaaacaatttttaaatttaacatcacTGAGGGCATcctatccatttcatttcatgattccattacatcatttcacttagatgaaatgataagatgacttgagatgagatgaaatgatgagatgaaatgacaaaatgatgcgatgagatgagatgatgagatgaaattttgagatgaaatggtgagtagaaatgatgagatgaaatgatgagacgaaatgacaaaattgaaaagaaattgaaaggagaggagatgagataaaatgagatgaaatgatgagatgatggatgaaatgatgagatgaaacgAGATGAAATggtgagatgaaatgaaataatgaagtgatatgaaataatgaaattgaaatgagatgatatgagatgaaataatgagataaaatgatgagatgatggatgaaataatgagatgaaatgagatgaaatggtgagatgaaatgaaataatgaaatgatatgaaataatgaaattgaaatgagatgatatgagatgaaataatgagataaaatgatgagatgagatgaacgatgagatgaaatgatgaaatgaaatgagatgaaaaatgatgagatgaaaaatgagatgaaatggaataatgaaatgagatgaaatgaaatgaaataatgaaaggaaattatgaaatgtaatgatgaaattgaaatgaaattgaaatgagatgagttgaaatgatgagatgtaatgatgaaatgaaatgatgaaatgagatgaaataatgagatgaaatgagataatgagatgagatgagatgaaatgatgaaatgaaatgatggatgaaatgatgagatgaaatgagatgaaatgtaatgagatgaaatgaaatgacataatgaaatgaaataatgaaatgagatgaaataatgaaataatgaaatgaaaatgaaatggaaatgatgagatgagaagaaatgatgagatgaaatgatgagatgagataaaatgagatgaaatgagatgaaatgatgagatgaaatgagatgagatgaaatatgatgagatgaaatgacataatgaatgaaatgatgaaatggaataatgaaacggaaatgatgagatgagatgcaatgagttgaaa
This portion of the Pan troglodytes isolate AG18354 chromosome 11, NHGRI_mPanTro3-v2.0_pri, whole genome shotgun sequence genome encodes:
- the LOC129135958 gene encoding uncharacterized protein LOC129135958, which codes for MTLPWPSPGPSLVLPGPSMPWPCPHPALALHWSCPALALPWPRPCLLPGLAFALPWPDPRPTESMKWPWTCLAILCPGPVLSPPCFGPALALALLLVLPLLWPCSVFGHAMCYPSPALPWPWPYHGLLLSWPGPTLAFSTLALPFLDLALPWPCPALALVLPYPGPGSALTLALLWILSGSAFSLALPLLWPCPWPSLDPDPGPDNPQV